A single Phragmites australis chromosome 4, lpPhrAust1.1, whole genome shotgun sequence DNA region contains:
- the LOC133915850 gene encoding serine/threonine-protein kinase SAPK10-like, which translates to MDRAAVTVGPGMDMPIMHDGDRYELVRDIGSGNFGVARLMRNRADGQLVAVKYIERGEKIDENVQREIINHRSLRHPNIIRFKEVILTPTHLAIVMEYASGGELFERICNAGRFSEDEARFFFQQLISGVSYCHSMQVCHRDLKLENTLLDGSTAPRLKICDFGYSKSSVLHSQPKSTVGTPAYIAPEVLLKKEYDGKVADVWSCGVTLYVMLVGAYPFEDPDEPKNFRKTIQRILGVQYSIPDYVHISPECRDLISRIFVADPATRITIPEITNHPWFIKNLPADLMDDSTMSNQYEEPEQPMQSMDEIMQILAKATVPAAGSRINQFLNDGLDLDDDMEDLDSDADLDLESSGEIVYAM; encoded by the exons ATGGACCGGGCGGCGGTGACGGTGGGGCCGGGGATGGACATGCCGATAATGCACGACGGCGACCGATACGAGCTCGTGCGCGACATCGGCTCCGGCAACTTCGGCGTCGCGCGGCTCATGCGCAACCGCGCCGACGGGCAGCTCGTGGCCGTCAAGTACATTGAGCGAGGCGAGAAG ATTGACGAGAACGTGCAGCGGGAGATCATCAATCACCGGTCGCTGCGCCACCCCAACATCATCCGCTTCAAGGAGGTCATCCTCACCCCGACACACCTCGCCATCGTCATGGAGTACGCCTCCGGTGGGGAGCTCTTCGAGCGCATCTGCAACGCCGGCAGATTCAGCGAGGATGAG GCGCGTTTCTTCTTCCAGCAACTGATATCAGGGGTCAGCTACTGCCATTCCATG CAAGTATGTCATCGTGACTTGAAGCTGGAGAACACCCTGTTGGACGGCAGCACTGCGCCTCGCCTCAAGATATGCGATTTTGGCTACTCAAAG TCGTCGGTTCTTCATTCTCAGCCGAAATCTACTGTGGGAACTCCAGCGTACATTGCTCCTGAGGTTCTTCtgaagaaggaatatgatggaAAG GTTGCTGATGTGTGGTCATGCGGAGTAACCCTTTATGTGATGCTGGTTGGTGCATATCCTTTTGAGGACCCAGATGAGCCTAAGAATTTCAGGAAGACAATTCAG AGAATATTGGGTGTGCAGTACTCAATTCCAGATTATGTCCACATATCTCCCGAGTGCCGAGATCttatttctaggatttttgtcGCAGACCCGGCTACT AGAATCACGATCCCTGAGATAACAAACCATCCATGGTTCATCAAGAACCTCCCAGCTGACCTAATGGATGACAGCACAATGAGCAACCAGTACGAGGAGCCCGAACAGCCAATGCAGAGCATGGATGAGATCATGCAGATACTGGCCAAAGCGACTGTACCGGCAGCTGGTTCTCGAATCAACCAGTTCTTAAATGATGGCCTTGACCTCGACGATGACATGGAGGATCTAGATTCAGACGCCGATCTTGACTTGGAAAGCAGCGGGGAGATTGTATATGCTATGTAA